From a single Paenibacillus sp. FSL R5-0345 genomic region:
- the dnaJ gene encoding molecular chaperone DnaJ produces the protein MADKRDYYEVLGLSRDASDDEVKKAYRKLARQYHPDVNKADDAEAKFKEVKEAYDVLSDGQQRARYDQYGHIDPNQGMGGFGGGGGDFGGLGDIFDMFFGGGGRRDPNAPQRGGDLQYTMTIEFKEAVFGKETDITIPRTETCDTCYGSGAKPGTKPETCSTCHGSGQQEFVQNTPLGQMRNRRPCSHCSGTGKIIKEKCTTCSGQGKVKKQRKIHVRIPAGVDDGAQLRMTGEGEGGLRGGPAGDLYIVIRVKSHDFFVRENDDIMCEVPLTFAQAALGDEIEIPTLTEKVKLKIPAGTQTGTFFRLKGKGVPRLRGSGQGDQHVRVIVVTPSKLNDEQKDLLRQFASLNGENTHEHEQSFFDRVKRAFRGD, from the coding sequence GTGGCAGATAAACGCGATTATTATGAAGTGCTTGGCCTCAGTAGAGATGCTTCAGACGATGAGGTGAAGAAAGCGTACCGGAAATTGGCGCGCCAATATCACCCTGACGTGAATAAAGCAGATGATGCTGAAGCTAAGTTTAAAGAAGTAAAAGAAGCTTACGATGTTCTTAGCGACGGTCAACAACGAGCTAGATATGACCAATATGGCCATATTGATCCTAACCAAGGTATGGGCGGCTTCGGAGGCGGCGGTGGCGACTTCGGAGGACTAGGCGATATCTTTGATATGTTCTTTGGTGGCGGAGGACGCCGTGATCCTAACGCACCACAGCGCGGTGGGGATTTGCAGTATACGATGACCATTGAATTCAAGGAAGCGGTATTCGGTAAGGAAACCGATATTACTATTCCACGTACGGAAACTTGCGATACCTGCTACGGCTCCGGGGCTAAACCGGGTACTAAACCAGAGACTTGTTCCACTTGTCATGGTAGTGGGCAACAGGAATTCGTACAGAATACGCCACTTGGACAGATGCGTAATCGTCGTCCATGTTCGCATTGCAGTGGTACAGGTAAGATTATTAAGGAAAAATGTACGACTTGTAGCGGACAGGGTAAAGTTAAGAAGCAACGTAAGATTCATGTGCGCATCCCTGCCGGAGTTGATGACGGTGCACAGCTTCGCATGACTGGCGAAGGCGAGGGCGGCTTACGCGGTGGTCCTGCTGGAGACTTGTATATTGTCATCCGTGTCAAATCCCATGATTTCTTCGTACGTGAGAACGACGATATTATGTGCGAGGTTCCACTTACGTTTGCACAGGCAGCACTTGGCGATGAGATTGAGATCCCTACCTTAACGGAAAAAGTGAAGCTGAAGATTCCTGCGGGAACTCAGACGGGTACTTTCTTCCGCCTTAAAGGCAAGGGTGTTCCACGTCTACGTGGATCTGGCCAAGGTGACCAGCATGTTAGAGTCATTGTTGTGACACCTAGCAAGCTGAATGATGAGCAAAAAGATTTGTTGCGACAGTTCGCCTCTCTTAATGGAGAAAACACACATGAGCATGAGCAATCTTTCTTTGATCGTGTGAAGCGTGCGTTCCGCGGGGACTGA
- the hemW gene encoding radical SAM family heme chaperone HemW yields MTTNTNGRPPEAVYIHIPFCTNKCFYCDFNSYVLKDQPVMDYLEALDREMEQTVKNTPPGVIKTIFVGGGTPTVLKPDEMAYFLKSVRTHFPNWDKDIEFSMEANPGTTDKDKLTVMKEGGVNRVSFGVQAFQNELLTGIGRIHNVDDVYRSLENARAVGLNNLSVDLMFGLPNQTVEMLAESIRKALELDLPHYSIYSLKVEENTLFHTLFNKNKLPLPNEEDELQMYLLLMSSMKEAGYNQYEISNFAKPGMESRHNITYWRNEDYYGLGAGAHGYVGRQRHINVKGVNPYVEATRKGLPRLDAYPITEAEAMEDFMMVGLRMHEGVSNAAFQAQFGRSIEDVFAKSLHRMLHAGLLEHEEGTYRLSKQGILFGNDVFAEFVGALTEV; encoded by the coding sequence ATGACTACGAATACTAATGGCCGTCCCCCTGAGGCCGTGTACATTCATATACCTTTTTGTACCAATAAGTGCTTTTATTGTGATTTTAATTCCTACGTTCTCAAGGATCAGCCGGTTATGGATTATCTCGAAGCCTTGGATCGAGAAATGGAGCAGACCGTTAAGAACACCCCACCGGGTGTCATCAAAACGATCTTTGTCGGCGGAGGTACTCCCACTGTACTGAAACCCGATGAGATGGCTTATTTTCTAAAATCTGTTCGCACACATTTCCCGAATTGGGATAAAGATATCGAGTTCTCTATGGAAGCAAATCCGGGAACTACGGATAAAGATAAGTTGACGGTTATGAAAGAAGGCGGCGTGAATAGGGTGAGCTTTGGTGTTCAGGCGTTTCAGAACGAACTCCTGACGGGCATTGGCCGGATTCATAATGTTGATGATGTATACCGCAGCTTGGAGAATGCTCGTGCAGTAGGACTTAACAACCTGTCGGTTGACCTTATGTTTGGTTTGCCGAACCAAACGGTGGAGATGCTGGCTGAAAGTATTCGCAAGGCGCTCGAGCTAGATTTACCCCACTATTCTATTTACAGCTTGAAGGTGGAGGAGAACACTCTTTTTCACACCCTATTTAATAAGAACAAACTTCCTCTACCTAATGAAGAAGATGAACTGCAAATGTACCTCTTGTTGATGTCTTCTATGAAGGAAGCGGGCTACAACCAATACGAAATCAGTAACTTCGCAAAACCAGGCATGGAGAGTCGTCACAATATCACTTACTGGCGTAATGAAGATTATTATGGTCTCGGCGCAGGTGCACATGGATATGTAGGTCGTCAGCGACATATTAATGTTAAGGGTGTAAATCCTTATGTTGAAGCTACACGTAAAGGCCTGCCACGATTGGACGCATACCCAATCACTGAAGCAGAAGCGATGGAGGACTTTATGATGGTTGGCTTGCGTATGCATGAAGGTGTCTCTAATGCGGCATTTCAGGCGCAATTTGGGCGTTCGATAGAGGATGTATTTGCGAAATCCCTGCATAGGATGCTGCATGCGGGTCTGCTTGAACACGAAGAGGGGACGTACCGGCTCAGCAAGCAAGGGATCCTTTTTGGTAACGATGTTTTCGCAGAATTTGTAGGCGCGCTGACAGAAGTTTAA
- a CDS encoding FAD-dependent oxidoreductase, with protein sequence MRTETVKSDVTVVGGGLAGMNAAIAAARLGLKVALVQNRPVLGGNSSSEVRVWVCGATGHGVNRYARETGIMGELFIENQYRNPEGNPYLWDLTLLEAVKAESNISLFLNTDVREVEAEGEAEERTIRSVIGWMMGSERLITFESEAFIDCTGDGLVGFLAGADFRLGREARHEFNEEWAPEVPDNITLGSTLLFYTQDTGKPVRYVAPSFAKDITTTSIPIRRVIRSGDSGCHYWWIEWGGELDTVDENERIRDELSSVIYGIWDYIKNSGHFDAENMTLEWVGSIPGKREYRRFIGDTILTQNDILAQREFEDRIGFGGWSIDLHPPQGMYAEESGSKHLHADGIYHIPFSSLYSKNVRNLLFAGRNISASHVAFGTTRVMATCAIMGEAAGAGAALSVIKGVTPREIRNQHMHELQQVMLKQDASIIGLRNEDPLDLARNSEIHASSTMKGILLDRPAEAYELSHDVGILFPVEGNILGLKLLVSASTQSELTVELWTTGRAENYVPAECRQVDVVLVQAGEQQWIDVPVQEEQWSSIGECNIFAIIRANEHIQLHISETSITGVITFERGVKPVVDSALEDHQPDQPVMEWSMKQLVRRHFCFAVETSAYAASKVTDGYARPFAGPHSWVSEPMTAGRTEWVEARLPDAASVSEIHFTFNDDVNEDLINLHHHETPFLVIPELVKAYDVELLIDGVWQVMFRVKDNHRRKNVHRLEKPVLTDTVRIVIHETNGGERAELVEMRIY encoded by the coding sequence ATGAGAACAGAAACGGTTAAATCCGATGTAACAGTGGTCGGTGGTGGACTTGCAGGAATGAACGCGGCGATCGCTGCAGCACGCCTAGGATTAAAGGTAGCACTAGTGCAGAACCGTCCTGTACTTGGTGGTAACTCGAGTTCAGAGGTTCGGGTATGGGTATGTGGTGCAACAGGACATGGTGTAAATCGATATGCACGTGAGACAGGCATTATGGGTGAGTTATTCATCGAGAATCAATACCGGAACCCGGAGGGAAATCCATACTTATGGGATCTAACCTTACTCGAAGCCGTGAAGGCAGAGTCGAATATCAGCCTGTTTCTAAATACCGATGTACGCGAAGTGGAAGCGGAAGGTGAGGCAGAGGAGCGGACGATTCGCAGTGTGATTGGTTGGATGATGGGATCTGAGCGGTTGATTACGTTCGAGAGTGAGGCGTTCATCGATTGTACGGGCGATGGTTTGGTTGGCTTCCTAGCAGGAGCTGACTTCCGTTTAGGACGTGAAGCCCGCCATGAATTTAATGAGGAATGGGCACCTGAAGTGCCTGATAACATTACATTAGGCAGTACATTATTGTTTTATACACAGGATACAGGAAAACCGGTACGTTATGTTGCTCCATCGTTCGCGAAGGATATTACAACAACGTCGATTCCGATCCGTCGGGTCATTCGGAGTGGAGATTCAGGCTGTCACTACTGGTGGATTGAGTGGGGTGGTGAGCTTGATACAGTGGATGAGAATGAACGTATACGTGATGAGCTATCCTCTGTTATTTATGGGATTTGGGATTACATTAAAAACTCAGGTCATTTTGATGCCGAAAATATGACGCTGGAGTGGGTTGGATCAATTCCGGGTAAACGTGAATACAGACGGTTTATTGGCGATACGATCTTAACGCAAAATGATATTCTTGCGCAGCGTGAATTTGAAGACCGGATTGGATTCGGAGGATGGTCGATTGATCTGCATCCACCGCAAGGGATGTACGCAGAAGAGAGTGGCTCGAAACATCTGCATGCGGATGGGATTTATCATATTCCATTTAGTTCGCTCTATTCGAAAAATGTGCGAAATCTACTCTTCGCGGGTCGGAATATCAGCGCATCTCATGTGGCTTTTGGAACAACACGCGTCATGGCGACCTGTGCGATTATGGGTGAAGCGGCTGGAGCAGGTGCAGCATTATCCGTCATCAAAGGTGTAACCCCTCGTGAAATTCGCAATCAGCATATGCATGAATTGCAACAGGTGATGTTAAAGCAAGATGCTTCGATTATTGGATTGCGCAACGAAGATCCGCTAGACCTCGCGAGAAATAGTGAGATTCATGCGTCCAGTACGATGAAAGGCATATTACTGGATCGTCCAGCTGAAGCTTATGAGCTTTCTCATGACGTAGGAATATTGTTTCCGGTTGAAGGAAATATCCTTGGGTTGAAGCTGCTTGTGTCAGCAAGTACTCAGTCAGAGTTGACGGTTGAGCTATGGACGACTGGGCGTGCGGAAAATTACGTTCCAGCAGAGTGTAGACAGGTTGATGTTGTATTAGTACAAGCTGGAGAGCAGCAATGGATTGATGTTCCGGTACAAGAGGAGCAGTGGAGTTCAATCGGCGAGTGTAATATCTTCGCTATTATTCGAGCTAATGAGCATATTCAATTGCATATCTCAGAAACCTCAATCACAGGTGTTATTACATTTGAGCGAGGCGTTAAACCAGTAGTCGATTCAGCGCTGGAGGATCATCAGCCAGATCAGCCGGTGATGGAGTGGAGCATGAAACAGCTTGTACGCAGGCATTTCTGCTTTGCGGTAGAAACATCCGCATATGCTGCATCCAAAGTCACTGACGGGTATGCTCGACCTTTTGCAGGGCCACATAGCTGGGTTTCTGAGCCGATGACTGCTGGTAGAACGGAGTGGGTAGAGGCGCGTCTCCCGGATGCTGCTTCAGTCTCTGAAATTCATTTTACTTTTAACGATGATGTTAATGAGGATCTTATCAACCTACATCACCATGAAACGCCATTTCTAGTGATTCCTGAACTAGTAAAGGCTTACGATGTAGAGTTGCTCATTGATGGCGTGTGGCAAGTCATGTTCCGCGTCAAAGACAATCATCGCCGGAAGAACGTACATCGTTTAGAGAAGCCTGTCCTTACGGACACTGTTCGGATCGTTATTCATGAAACTAACGGAGGAGAACGTGCAGAACTCGTGGAAATGCGGATATATTAA
- a CDS encoding carbohydrate ABC transporter permease, with protein MNEKAGNMKVKLPVTIIMFVLGLFMIVPFLWMLSTSFQTPAEVFNKWLPSSLNWSNHIRVWTGSHDFVPYYLNSLKISIIGTVGAVFLSALAAYGFSRTSFKGRDGLFVIYLSMMMVPPQVLFVPKFIMFNWVGIYNTHWALILPAMFSIFGVFMLRQFFMGIPKEITESAFLDGAGHYKIFFRLILPLAKPAIATFAILDFSWQWNDYENALVFLQSPKLYTIPLGLQNFILENNVDYNGMMAASSAAIIPMIIIFFVGQKYIIQGISSSAVKG; from the coding sequence ATGAATGAAAAAGCAGGAAACATGAAGGTGAAACTGCCAGTAACGATCATCATGTTTGTTCTAGGACTATTTATGATTGTGCCTTTCCTATGGATGCTCAGCACATCCTTTCAGACACCTGCCGAGGTGTTTAACAAATGGCTGCCTTCATCTCTCAACTGGAGCAATCATATTCGGGTGTGGACAGGAAGTCATGATTTTGTTCCGTATTATTTAAATTCACTTAAAATTTCAATTATTGGAACTGTGGGGGCTGTGTTTCTATCTGCCCTTGCCGCTTACGGATTTTCACGTACTTCGTTCAAAGGTCGAGATGGACTATTTGTCATATATTTATCCATGATGATGGTTCCACCTCAGGTGCTTTTTGTTCCAAAGTTTATCATGTTTAACTGGGTTGGGATTTACAATACGCATTGGGCGCTGATCCTACCAGCCATGTTCTCAATCTTCGGTGTATTTATGCTTCGGCAGTTCTTTATGGGCATTCCTAAGGAAATTACGGAATCTGCTTTTTTGGATGGGGCGGGGCATTATAAGATATTTTTCCGCTTAATTCTGCCATTAGCGAAGCCAGCAATAGCAACGTTTGCTATTCTCGATTTCTCCTGGCAATGGAATGATTATGAGAATGCGCTTGTATTCTTGCAAAGCCCTAAACTATATACCATTCCGCTTGGATTGCAGAATTTTATTCTTGAGAACAATGTGGACTACAACGGGATGATGGCTGCTTCATCGGCTGCAATTATTCCAATGATTATTATCTTCTTTGTGGGTCAGAAATACATTATTCAAGGGATTTCAAGTTCGGCTGTGAAAGGCTAA
- the dnaK gene encoding molecular chaperone DnaK: MSKVIGIDLGTTNSCVAVMEGGEAVVIPNPEGARTTPSVVGFKKDGERIVGETAKRQAITNPDRTISSVKRHMGTNHKESIDGKDYSPQEISAMILQKLKSDAEAYLGQTVTQAVITVPAYFNDSQRQATKDAGKIAGLEVLRIVNEPTAAALAYGLEKSEDQTILVYDLGGGTFDVSILELGDGFFEVKATSGDNKLGGDDFDQVVMDYLVSEFKKEQGIDLSKDKSAVQRLKDAAEKAKKELSGVLTTTISLPFITVVDGVPQHLEINLTRAKFDELTAGLVERTLGPTRQALSDAGMTPADLTRIVLVGGSTRIPAVQDAIKKLTGKDPHKGVNPDEVVALGAAVQAGVLTGDVKDVVLLDVTPLSLGIETAGGVFTKMIERNTTIPTSKSQVFSTFADNQPSVEIHVLQGERQMANGNKTLGRFMLNEIPPAPRGVPQIEVSFDIDANGIVNVSATDKGTNKSQKITITSSSGLSDAEVEQMMKDAELHAEEDRKRKELVEAKNSADQLVYSTEKVIKDLGDKADASEVEKANEAKDKVKAALETDNLEEINAATEALTEIVQQLSMKLYEQAAQAEQGAEGGAGAAEGAPKKDNVVDADYEVVDEDKNQG; encoded by the coding sequence GTGAGTAAAGTTATCGGTATTGACTTAGGAACCACGAACTCTTGCGTTGCCGTAATGGAAGGCGGCGAAGCCGTTGTAATTCCAAACCCAGAGGGCGCGCGTACAACCCCTTCGGTTGTAGGTTTTAAGAAAGACGGCGAGCGTATCGTCGGTGAAACAGCTAAACGCCAGGCGATTACTAACCCTGATCGTACGATCAGCTCGGTAAAACGTCATATGGGTACGAACCACAAAGAAAGCATTGATGGTAAAGACTACTCTCCACAAGAAATTTCAGCAATGATTCTTCAAAAGCTGAAATCCGATGCAGAAGCATATCTTGGCCAAACTGTTACTCAAGCAGTTATCACAGTTCCTGCTTATTTCAATGACAGCCAACGTCAAGCTACTAAAGATGCAGGTAAAATTGCAGGCTTGGAAGTTTTGCGTATTGTGAATGAGCCAACAGCTGCAGCTTTGGCATATGGTCTGGAGAAATCCGAAGATCAAACTATCCTTGTTTATGACCTTGGTGGCGGTACGTTTGACGTATCCATCCTGGAATTGGGCGACGGCTTCTTTGAAGTAAAAGCTACAAGCGGTGACAACAAACTTGGTGGCGATGACTTTGACCAAGTGGTTATGGATTACCTGGTATCTGAATTTAAGAAAGAACAAGGCATTGATCTGAGCAAAGATAAATCTGCTGTACAACGTTTGAAAGATGCAGCTGAAAAAGCGAAAAAAGAATTGTCGGGCGTACTGACAACTACTATTTCTCTTCCGTTCATCACTGTAGTAGACGGAGTACCTCAACACTTAGAGATCAACTTAACTCGTGCGAAGTTTGATGAGCTTACTGCTGGTCTGGTAGAACGTACTTTGGGACCAACTCGTCAAGCTTTGTCTGATGCTGGTATGACACCTGCAGACCTTACCAGAATCGTTCTGGTTGGTGGTTCTACTCGTATCCCTGCTGTGCAAGATGCAATTAAGAAGCTTACAGGTAAAGATCCACACAAAGGTGTGAATCCGGATGAAGTTGTAGCTCTTGGTGCTGCTGTTCAAGCGGGTGTATTGACTGGTGATGTTAAGGACGTTGTATTGCTCGACGTAACTCCGCTTTCCCTCGGTATCGAAACTGCAGGTGGCGTGTTCACGAAGATGATCGAGCGTAACACTACAATTCCTACAAGTAAATCCCAAGTATTCTCGACCTTTGCTGACAACCAACCTAGCGTAGAGATTCACGTGCTACAAGGTGAGCGTCAAATGGCGAACGGCAACAAAACACTGGGACGCTTCATGCTGAACGAGATTCCACCAGCACCACGCGGCGTACCACAAATTGAAGTTTCTTTTGATATTGATGCCAACGGTATCGTGAATGTATCTGCAACAGATAAAGGTACAAACAAGAGCCAAAAGATCACTATCACTTCTTCCAGCGGTCTGAGCGACGCAGAAGTAGAACAAATGATGAAGGATGCCGAGCTTCACGCTGAGGAAGACCGTAAGCGTAAAGAATTGGTAGAAGCGAAGAACAGTGCTGACCAACTCGTGTATTCTACTGAGAAAGTGATCAAAGATCTTGGTGATAAAGCTGATGCTTCCGAAGTTGAAAAAGCAAACGAAGCTAAAGATAAAGTGAAAGCAGCACTTGAAACTGACAATCTTGAAGAAATCAATGCTGCTACAGAAGCATTGACTGAGATTGTACAACAGTTGTCCATGAAGCTGTACGAACAAGCTGCTCAAGCAGAGCAAGGTGCTGAAGGTGGCGCTGGAGCCGCTGAAGGCGCTCCTAAGAAAGACAATGTAGTTGACGCTGACTATGAGGTTGTTGACGAAGATAAGAATCAAGGGTAA
- the grpE gene encoding nucleotide exchange factor GrpE yields MKKEQVQDANEFKDDLINEEPEADAASKADSFTAEEVSEGASDTGTEVKRLQDLADEYQGRALRAQADFDNFRRRTQKEKEELAQYATSKLVTELLSVLDNFERALVTTPSGPESEAFVKGVNMIFRQLDGVLKSEGLTAMETVGQPFNPEYHQAIMQVESEEYEEGIVTEEVQKGYLLKDKVLRPAMVKVSM; encoded by the coding sequence TTGAAAAAGGAACAAGTTCAAGATGCTAATGAATTCAAAGATGATTTGATAAATGAGGAACCTGAGGCTGATGCAGCTTCGAAAGCCGACTCATTTACGGCAGAGGAAGTTAGTGAAGGTGCTTCAGACACAGGTACGGAGGTAAAACGTCTGCAGGATCTCGCTGATGAATATCAAGGACGTGCGCTGCGTGCGCAGGCTGATTTCGATAACTTCCGTCGTCGTACTCAGAAGGAGAAAGAAGAGTTGGCTCAATATGCCACCTCCAAGCTCGTGACTGAACTGCTATCAGTACTGGACAATTTCGAGCGTGCTTTAGTCACTACTCCTAGTGGCCCTGAGTCCGAAGCTTTTGTGAAGGGTGTTAATATGATTTTCCGTCAGCTGGATGGGGTATTGAAGTCCGAGGGGCTTACGGCTATGGAAACAGTAGGACAGCCTTTTAATCCTGAATACCATCAGGCTATCATGCAGGTGGAGAGCGAGGAGTACGAAGAGGGTATCGTAACAGAAGAAGTCCAAAAAGGATATCTCCTGAAAGATAAAGTTCTTCGTCCTGCTATGGTCAAAGTCAGCATGTAG
- a CDS encoding N-acetyltransferase — translation MIRHSSPAGDAQVICRNAVVEDVEPLYLMIEEYAQRGIMLPRSRQALTRQIDQFVIAEIEGRFVGCGSLFKLGNDLVEIRSIGLNDEGKGKGIGSMILAKLVEEARNQKIPKVMALTYAVDFFLRNGFEVVEKEIFPEKVWTDCVNCKKQHACDEIAVLKMLN, via the coding sequence ATGATCCGCCATTCGTCTCCAGCAGGAGACGCACAGGTGATTTGTAGAAATGCAGTGGTAGAAGATGTTGAGCCGTTGTATCTGATGATAGAAGAATACGCACAGCGCGGTATCATGTTGCCCCGTTCCAGGCAGGCGCTGACTCGCCAGATCGATCAATTTGTAATTGCGGAAATCGAGGGTAGATTCGTAGGCTGCGGTTCGCTCTTCAAGCTCGGGAATGATCTCGTAGAGATTCGCTCGATCGGCCTGAATGACGAGGGGAAAGGAAAAGGAATAGGTTCTATGATTTTGGCGAAGCTGGTGGAGGAAGCCAGAAACCAAAAAATCCCTAAGGTCATGGCACTAACCTACGCCGTAGATTTCTTTCTTAGAAACGGATTCGAAGTTGTCGAGAAAGAGATTTTCCCCGAAAAGGTATGGACAGATTGCGTGAATTGTAAAAAGCAGCATGCCTGCGATGAAATAGCAGTACTTAAGATGCTGAACTGA
- the hrcA gene encoding heat-inducible transcriptional repressor HrcA, translating into MLTDRQRMILNAIVDDYISSAEPVGSRSISKRGDVGYSPATIRNEMADLEDLGYLEQPHTSAGRIPSHKGYRYYVDHLVPWNSAETAEMGTIRAFFAEKLNAMEQVIQHAAMILSNMTNYTSILLGPEVFHTSLRHFQLLPLDDTTAVAIIVTSTGQVENRTVNIPPEISVSEMEKVVNLLNSKLVNVPLYKLKTRLYSELGEEMQRHISHYEELMQVLDIALESDQEQRIYLSGATNMLTQPEFKDVDKVKSILDLLEETPTLLKMLAPTTGGTGIQVRIGTENNHEAFANCSLITATYSLDGQALGSIGILGPTRMEYARVMGILGILSRDLTAMLAHWYK; encoded by the coding sequence ATGTTAACTGATCGCCAGAGAATGATACTAAATGCAATTGTAGATGATTATATTTCATCGGCAGAACCAGTAGGGTCTCGCAGCATTTCTAAACGGGGGGATGTAGGGTACAGCCCTGCGACCATTCGAAATGAAATGGCTGACCTAGAGGATTTGGGTTATCTCGAGCAGCCTCATACATCGGCAGGGAGAATACCTTCCCATAAAGGATACCGATACTATGTGGATCATCTGGTACCGTGGAATTCCGCCGAAACGGCAGAGATGGGCACGATCCGCGCTTTTTTTGCCGAGAAGCTGAATGCGATGGAGCAGGTCATCCAACATGCGGCGATGATTCTTTCCAATATGACGAATTACACTTCCATCCTTCTGGGACCGGAGGTTTTTCATACATCATTGCGTCATTTTCAGTTGTTACCGCTAGATGATACAACCGCTGTAGCGATTATCGTTACAAGTACGGGGCAAGTTGAGAACCGTACGGTGAACATTCCACCGGAGATTTCCGTTTCCGAGATGGAGAAAGTGGTTAACCTACTGAATAGTAAGCTGGTCAATGTACCACTCTATAAGCTGAAGACTCGGCTGTATTCCGAGCTTGGCGAGGAAATGCAGCGTCACATCTCACATTATGAAGAATTAATGCAAGTGCTGGACATTGCGCTGGAAAGTGATCAAGAGCAGCGTATCTATCTCAGTGGAGCCACGAATATGCTTACACAGCCTGAGTTCAAGGATGTTGACAAGGTGAAGAGCATTCTTGATCTGCTGGAAGAGACGCCTACATTGCTCAAAATGCTAGCCCCTACAACAGGCGGCACAGGTATTCAGGTCCGAATAGGGACGGAGAACAATCATGAAGCGTTCGCAAACTGCAGTCTGATCACCGCCACTTATTCACTGGATGGGCAGGCCTTGGGAAGCATTGGCATCCTTGGACCGACACGAATGGAATATGCAAGAGTGATGGGGATCTTGGGCATTTTATCCCGAGATTTGACAGCGATGCTGGCACACTGGTATAAGTGA